One segment of Streptomyces sp. NBC_00576 DNA contains the following:
- a CDS encoding amidohydrolase, with protein sequence MTSPAAGTALDLTADLPLPALEDLYRDLHSHPELSLAEHRTAGLLAQALRKSGYETTEGVGGTGVVGVLRNGEGPTVLLRADMDALPVTEETALPYASTVPGVMHACGHDLHVTWLAGAAQALSAGRDAWRGTLVLVGQPAEETGEGARAMLADGLYERFPRPDALLGQHAAPGPAGLYPHIPGLIMSASTDVDVIVHGRGGHGSRPETTVDPVVTAAYLVTRLQTVVSREIAARDSAVLTVGMIEAGTRHNIIPSTARIALNLRTQSDAVRERMLAAIRRIAQGECLAAGCPREPEIRVGATFPVTVNNATLDEQVAEVHREVFGAGTVFDPGPAMGSEDFAHLATDQLPYSYWFVTTTPAEVWNAADGGDDLMARLAAVPSNHSPLFAPDLSTVGPGVRTLVSGALAVLSSP encoded by the coding sequence GTGACCTCTCCCGCCGCCGGCACCGCCCTCGACCTCACCGCAGACCTCCCCCTCCCTGCCCTGGAGGATCTCTACCGCGACCTGCACAGCCACCCGGAACTGTCCCTGGCGGAACACCGCACGGCGGGCCTGCTGGCCCAGGCGCTGCGGAAGTCCGGGTACGAGACGACGGAGGGTGTGGGCGGCACGGGCGTCGTGGGCGTCCTGCGCAACGGCGAAGGCCCGACGGTCCTGCTCCGCGCGGACATGGACGCGCTCCCGGTCACGGAGGAAACCGCCCTCCCGTACGCCTCCACCGTCCCGGGCGTGATGCACGCCTGCGGCCACGACCTGCACGTGACCTGGCTGGCGGGGGCCGCCCAGGCGCTGTCGGCGGGCCGGGACGCGTGGCGCGGCACGCTGGTGCTGGTCGGCCAGCCCGCCGAGGAGACGGGCGAGGGCGCGCGGGCGATGCTGGCGGACGGCCTGTACGAGCGTTTCCCGCGCCCGGACGCGCTGCTGGGGCAACATGCGGCGCCGGGCCCTGCCGGCCTCTACCCGCACATCCCCGGCCTGATCATGTCGGCCTCGACGGACGTCGACGTGATCGTGCACGGCCGGGGCGGCCACGGCTCCCGCCCCGAAACGACGGTCGACCCGGTGGTGACGGCGGCCTACCTCGTCACGCGCCTCCAGACGGTCGTCTCGCGCGAGATCGCGGCCCGCGACTCCGCCGTCCTCACGGTCGGCATGATCGAGGCGGGCACCCGGCACAACATCATCCCGTCGACGGCCCGAATCGCCCTGAACCTACGCACCCAGTCCGACGCTGTACGGGAGCGCATGCTGGCCGCGATCAGGCGTATCGCCCAGGGCGAGTGCCTGGCGGCGGGCTGCCCGCGCGAACCGGAGATCCGGGTGGGCGCGACCTTCCCGGTGACGGTCAACAACGCGACGCTCGACGAACAGGTGGCCGAGGTCCACCGGGAGGTCTTCGGCGCGGGCACGGTCTTCGACCCCGGCCCCGCGATGGGCAGCGAGGACTTCGCCCACCTGGCGACGGACCAACTCCCGTACTCCTACTGGTTCGTGACGACCACACCGGCCGAGGTGTGGAACGCGGCGGACGGCGGCGACGACCTGATGGCGAGGCTCGCGGCGGTACCGAGCAACCACAGCCCGCTGTTCGCACCGGACCTGTCGACGGTGGGCCCAGGGGTGCGGACACTGGTGTCCGGAGCCCTGGCTGTCCTGTCGTCGCCCTAA